In the genome of Gemmatimonadota bacterium, one region contains:
- a CDS encoding protein phosphatase 2C domain-containing protein, with translation MSLRGVRPTQPIRSSIFALTDRGKTRDHNEDTFLVADLATAEPGRSSRFEEHQLGERGAIYLVADGMGGAAAGELASEMAATEIHRYMAEAWRADPEVSETRFTRHLRNAVELANLHLHEYALEHPEVRGMGTTATVAGVWADRLYLAQIGDSRAYLVRDGDARQLTRDQSLTQRLVEVGELTEEEAEASERRNIILQALGPDERVKVDISFQPLQRGDVLIICSDGLSTVVRRDELVSMVAGEPDLSRLTDGLVRLANERGGPDNITVVAVRFDGEGLPLTASEAPGYHEFLITDERPALLPTAAFPAASFPSAPAAVLRSGSPTGMALVALSIVMLILALILIF, from the coding sequence TTGTCTCTACGCGGAGTTCGCCCCACGCAGCCGATCCGCTCGTCCATTTTCGCGCTCACCGACCGCGGCAAGACCCGGGACCACAACGAGGACACTTTCCTCGTGGCGGATCTGGCGACGGCGGAACCGGGTCGCAGTTCGCGTTTCGAAGAGCACCAGCTCGGCGAACGCGGCGCGATCTATCTCGTCGCCGACGGGATGGGTGGCGCGGCTGCCGGTGAGCTGGCCAGCGAAATGGCGGCGACCGAGATCCATCGCTACATGGCCGAAGCCTGGCGCGCCGATCCGGAAGTGAGCGAGACGCGCTTCACCCGTCACCTGCGCAACGCGGTCGAGCTCGCGAATCTCCACCTGCACGAGTATGCCCTCGAACATCCCGAGGTGCGCGGAATGGGCACCACCGCCACCGTGGCCGGTGTCTGGGCCGACCGACTCTACCTCGCCCAGATCGGTGATTCGCGCGCCTACCTCGTGCGCGACGGCGACGCCCGCCAGCTCACCCGGGATCAGTCGCTGACGCAGCGCCTGGTCGAGGTGGGCGAACTCACCGAAGAGGAAGCCGAGGCCAGCGAGCGACGCAACATCATCCTGCAGGCGCTCGGTCCGGATGAACGCGTCAAGGTCGACATCTCCTTTCAGCCATTGCAACGCGGTGACGTCCTCATCATCTGCAGCGATGGACTCTCGACCGTGGTGCGTCGCGACGAACTCGTGAGCATGGTCGCCGGCGAGCCCGACCTCAGTCGGCTCACGGATGGCCTCGTGCGCCTCGCCAATGAACGTGGCGGTCCCGACAACATCACCGTAGTGGCGGTGCGCTTCGACGGCGAAGGGCTGCCGCTCACGGCATCCGAGGCGCCGGGGTACCACGAGTTCCTGATCACCGACGAGCGCCCCGCCCTGCTCCCGACGGCTGCTTTCCCCGCCGCGAGCTTCCCGTCCGCACCCGCTGCGGTACTTCGATCGGGTTCACCGACCGGGATGGCACTCGTCGCCCTCTCGATCGTGATGCTCATCCTGGCGCTGATCCTCATCTTCTGA